GCCAATTCTGATTTGCTTTAGTTCCAGTATATTGATTCCAATGGCTACAATGAGGAGCCCACCCGTAGCTGACATTTCTGTAATTGCGGCAGGCGATAGTAAGGGTGCGATTACGCCCGCCAGCAAGGTGATGGCTCCCTGGTAGAAGAGCACGGCAAACCCCGAAAAGACCACACCCACTCCCATGGTGGAGGCAAAAACTACGGCTGAAACGCCATCGAGCATGGCTTTGGCATAGAGGATGGTGTGTTCCCCCGTAAGTCCGCTTTGTAGGCTGCCCGTGATGGCCATCGCCCCCACGCAGTAAATTAAACTGGTGGCGACAAAGGCCTGCCCCGCCTGACCTTCGCCCCGCCCAAATCTCTTTTCGGCCCTTTGGGCAAGGCGGTAAAGGCGCCCTTCGATATCTAGCCACTCGCCAACTAGCCCGCCTAGCACCAGGCTTCCGATGACTATTAAGGCGCTTTCTGTAGTAAGTGCCATTTTAAGTCCAATGAGCATGACCGCTAACGCCAGACCATGCAGTATGGTTTCCTTACTTCGCGTCTTTATACCCCCCTCTAGGAGTATACCGAGCAGTCCGCCGAGCATAATTGCTACCGCATTGACTATCGTGCCAAACATTGTTCCTCCCGCGCAATCTCCTCTACCGCCGCGAGGAGTTCATCTACCTCTGCTGTTGTGGAAAACGGACCGGGGCTCGCCCTGACTGCTCCCTGCGTTGTAGTACCCAAGGTTTGGTGAGCCAGGGGTGCACAGTGCAGGCCAGCCCGTGTAGCCAGGCCGAAATTAGCGTCTAAGATATGCGCTACCTCCGTCGAGCCCAAGTCGTAAATATTGAAGGCCACGATAGGTGCGCCTTCAGATCGCCCATAGACCTTAACTCCGGCGATAGCGCTCAGCCCATGGCGCAGTCTCATTACTAGCTCGCTTTCATGCCGGTAAATGTTGGGTAGTCCGCGCAGGGTTATATATTCTAAAGCGGCGGCTAGCCCGGCGATTCCTACGGTATTAAGGGTGCCGGCCTCCAGACGATCTGGGTAGACTTCAGGCATGGCCATATGCATAGAGAAGCTGCCCGTGCCCCCATAGAGCAGCGGAACAACGTCAACACCCTCTCTGACATAGAGGGCGCCGACTCCTGGCGGCCCTAGGAGCGATTTATGCCCTGGTACAGCCAGCAAGTCTACCCCCAACTTCTCTACATCTATAGGAAAGACCCCCGCTGTTTGCGCGGCATCCAGCAAAAACAACGCCCCCGCCTGCCGAGCTAGCTGACCCACTTTCTCTACGGGGAGCATAGTTCCACAGACATTAGAGGCATGGGTCATGGCTACAAGGCGCGTGTTCTTGCGCATGGCCTTGGCGACCGCCTCAAAGGGTAGCGAGCCATCTTCCTCGCCAGGCACGATAGTTACCTCTACGCCTTGCTCTGCCAAGTGATGTAGCGGGCGCGCCACGGCGTTATGCTCAAGGGAAGTGGTGATGCAATGGTCCCCCGGGCGCAGTACGCCAAACAGCGCTATGTTTAGCGCCTGCGTCGCACTAGCGGTAAAAATCAGGCGCGAGGCATCGGCAACACCAAAGAGCGCCGCCAAGCTCTGGCGGCAGAGAAAAACGGTTCTGCCAGCTTCTAAGGACATGGCATGCCCGCCGCGGCCAGGGTTGGCGGCGTTATCGCGGAGAAAGCTCACCATCGTCTCTCCCACGCTGGGCGGCTTGGGCCAGGCAGTGGCCGCATTGTCTAGATAAATAGTGTTCTTCATGCTATGTTCCCGACCTCACCAGCATTTCAAGCAAACGCTCTAACTCTTCCACGCTGTGGTAGCTGATTTGAATTTCTCCCCCCGGCCCCTGGTGCTTAAGCAACACTTTAACCTGCAAGCGCTCTCGCAATTGCGCCTCGGCCTCCCGGTACTCCAGTGGCAAGGCAGGGGTAGTCTGTCGGCTGATTGTTTCACGTGAAACATTTTGCAGGCCCTGGGCGGCCTTCTCAGCCTCCCTTACTGTCAAGCCCTTGTCTGCGATACGCAGGGAGAAGGCCTCTCGTAAATGCTCAGGCGCAGCTAGAACCGCCCTCGCCTGACCGGCGCTTAGTAGGCCCTTGGCCACAAGGTCGGCTGCGACTTGCGGTAGAGCCAGCAAGCGCAAGGTGTTGGCCACATGAGAGCGGCTCTTACCAAGGCGCTCAGCAATCTTCTCTTGCGTGTAGTCAAGGGTCTGCAACAAATGGTTGAAGGCGTTTGCCTCCTCTAGCGGGTTCAAGTCCTCGCGCTGTAGGTTCTCGATAATAGCGATTTCTGCGCTCTCTAAATCGGTCATATCGCGCACCATAGCCGGTATCTCGCGCAAATTAGCGAGCTTGGCGGCCCGCAGGCGCCTCTCCCCCACCACTAATTCAAAACGGTCGCCGCGCGGGCGAACCGTGACCGGCTGAATCACGCCATGCTGCTTAATCGAGTCAGCGAGCTCGCGCAGTTGGTCGTCCGAAAAAACACGTCGCGGCTGGTGCGGGTTTGGCGAAATACGGTCGAGAGCGATGTTCTGCACGCCATCTTCAGAAAGGCTCTCCATGTCGGTAATCAGAGCCTGCAGTCCCTTGCCTAGGCGCGACTTAGCCACGTGCCAACACCTCCCTGGCGAGATCCATGTAAACCTCCGCCCCCCGAGAGCGCGGATCGTAGGTCATAATCGGTTGCCCATGGCTTGGCGCCTCACTCAGACGCACATTGCGTGGTATGATGGCCTCGAAAACCCTTTCTTTGAAAAAGACCTTGACCTCATCTGCTACCTGCGAGGCCAAATTGGTGCGCGAGTCAAACATAGTCAGAACCGCGCCCGTGACGACAAGACTGGGGTTGAGATGCCGCTGCACCAAAGCCACTGTATTCATCAACTGAGTCAAGCCCTCCAAAGCGTAGTACTCGCACTGCACGGGGATCAACACCCCGGTCGCAGCCGTCAATGAATTAAGGGTCAACAGCCCAAGGGAGGGCGGGCAGTCGATCAAAATGAAATCGTAACCCCCTAGTAAAGGGGACAAGGCCTCTCGCAACTTTATCTCCCTCTGCATGGCCAATACCAACTCTACCTCGGCCCCAGCCAGCTGAATGGTCGCCGGCACGATCTCCAGCCCTGCGATAGCGGTCGGTATAATTACAGCGTCAAGACTTAGTCCCTCGATCAACACATTGTAAATGCACTTCTTGATGCGGCGCCGATTGATTCCTAGCCCAGAAG
This genomic stretch from Bacillota bacterium harbors:
- a CDS encoding DUF554 domain-containing protein; amino-acid sequence: MFGTIVNAVAIMLGGLLGILLEGGIKTRSKETILHGLALAVMLIGLKMALTTESALIVIGSLVLGGLVGEWLDIEGRLYRLAQRAEKRFGRGEGQAGQAFVATSLIYCVGAMAITGSLQSGLTGEHTILYAKAMLDGVSAVVFASTMGVGVVFSGFAVLFYQGAITLLAGVIAPLLSPAAITEMSATGGLLIVAIGINILELKQIRIGNLLPSMLFAVVLAGLL
- a CDS encoding aminotransferase class V-fold PLP-dependent enzyme, with amino-acid sequence MKNTIYLDNAATAWPKPPSVGETMVSFLRDNAANPGRGGHAMSLEAGRTVFLCRQSLAALFGVADASRLIFTASATQALNIALFGVLRPGDHCITTSLEHNAVARPLHHLAEQGVEVTIVPGEEDGSLPFEAVAKAMRKNTRLVAMTHASNVCGTMLPVEKVGQLARQAGALFLLDAAQTAGVFPIDVEKLGVDLLAVPGHKSLLGPPGVGALYVREGVDVVPLLYGGTGSFSMHMAMPEVYPDRLEAGTLNTVGIAGLAAALEYITLRGLPNIYRHESELVMRLRHGLSAIAGVKVYGRSEGAPIVAFNIYDLGSTEVAHILDANFGLATRAGLHCAPLAHQTLGTTTQGAVRASPGPFSTTAEVDELLAAVEEIAREEQCLAR
- a CDS encoding ParB/RepB/Spo0J family partition protein: MAKSRLGKGLQALITDMESLSEDGVQNIALDRISPNPHQPRRVFSDDQLRELADSIKQHGVIQPVTVRPRGDRFELVVGERRLRAAKLANLREIPAMVRDMTDLESAEIAIIENLQREDLNPLEEANAFNHLLQTLDYTQEKIAERLGKSRSHVANTLRLLALPQVAADLVAKGLLSAGQARAVLAAPEHLREAFSLRIADKGLTVREAEKAAQGLQNVSRETISRQTTPALPLEYREAEAQLRERLQVKVLLKHQGPGGEIQISYHSVEELERLLEMLVRSGT
- a CDS encoding ParA family protein, whose product is MPAKVIAIVNQKGGVGKTTTAVNLGAGLAELGQRVLVVDIDPQGNATSGLGINRRRIKKCIYNVLIEGLSLDAVIIPTAIAGLEIVPATIQLAGAEVELVLAMQREIKLREALSPLLGGYDFILIDCPPSLGLLTLNSLTAATGVLIPVQCEYYALEGLTQLMNTVALVQRHLNPSLVVTGAVLTMFDSRTNLASQVADEVKVFFKERVFEAIIPRNVRLSEAPSHGQPIMTYDPRSRGAEVYMDLAREVLARG